A window of Streptomyces sp. Je 1-332 genomic DNA:
ACGCACGACCGCCCGCAGACGGGCCCGCGCCGCCCACAGACGGGCGAGACCCGCAGCCGCCCCAGCCCCGCAGGGACCCCGCAGGGACCCCGCAGCCGGAAGCGCGCCGCCCCCAGAGACAGACCAACCCCGCAGGGCCCCCGCCCCCAGAGGCGACCCCCACTGCCAAAGCCGGACGCTAGTCCACCCGTACGCCCACCTGCGCAGCAAACGCCGGCGCCAAGTCCATCAGCTGCGCCGCACTGATCACCGCCCCCGCCAAGCAGTCGATCCCCCGCAGGATGTCCACCTCGGCAGCGGACCGCAGGTCGACATCCTTCAGGCGGGCCCCGCTGAAATCCGCCCCCTTCAGCACGCAGCCCACGAACTCCACCCGCTCGAGCACCGCCTGCCCGAAGTCCGGCTCCACCAGCACGCACCCCTCGAAGACGACGTCCTTCAACCGCGCCTTCCGCAGGTTCAGATAGTCGATCTTCCCGCCCCGCACGACCACCCGCTCCAGCACACTCCCGTGCAGCTGGACACCCCCAAGCCGCGCGTCCACCACCTCCACGTCCCGCAGCGACGCCTCCACCAGCTCCGTGCCGACCCCCCGCAGCTCCGTCAGCACCGAGTCCACGAAGCGTGCCCTGCTGAGCCGCGTCTCGGTCACCCCGCAGCCCGTGACCGCGCAGTCCAGGAACAGCGCTCCCCCGCCGTCCTGCCCCGCGAGATCGAGGTCCCGGAACTCGACCCCGTCATAGTCCCCGTCGGGCTCGAGCCCAGCCTCCCCGAACCCCCGCAACCCAGGCAGCCGCACCTCCGGCCGCCGAGCCTTCTTCACTCCCGCCGCATCCCTCGCCGTATCCCTCTGTCCCATCCACCCATCCTGCACTCACCCACTGACAACACCCCCGCACCCCCATGTCACATCCCGGGCACCCCCGTCCGTCGTACCGAGTGAGCGCACCGACCCCGGCACCGACACCGACACCGACACCGACAGGAGCCCACCCCATGCCCACCCCCCGAACGCCCCTCAAGCCCCTCACCATCATCGGCGGCGGCTTCGCCGGCCTCGCCGCGGCGATCAGCGCCGCGGAGTCCGGCGCCCGGGTCACCGTCCACGAGGCGCACCACACCCTCGGCGGCCGGGCCCGCACCGCCGAAGGCGCGTACCGCACGAACGAAGGGCCGCACGCCCTCTACAACGGCGGCCCCCACTGGACCTGGCTCAAGCAGCGCGACCTCATCGGCCCCCTCTCCCCCATCCCGCCCCTCGAAGGCACCCGGCTCCGCCTCCACCACCAGGGCAGGCTCCGCCGCACCCCACCCCTCGCGATGCTGAAGCTCCTGCGCCGCAAGCCCGAACAGGCGCCGGTGGACGTGGACTTCATGACCTGGGCCACCGCCGAGGTCGGCGAGGAAGGCGCACGCGCCGCCGCCCACTACATCGCCGTGGCTACGTTCCACCACGACCCCGGCTCCCTCTCCGCCCGGTTCGTGCACGAGCGCCTGCGCCGCGCCACCAAACTGCCCCCGGAGGCGCACTACCCGAGCGGCGGCTGGGGCTCGGTCATCGACCGCATGGCGACACTCGCCTGGAACCTGGGCGTACGCGTGGAGACCCTCTCCCGCGTCGACACCCTCGCCTCCCTCCCCGCCGCGGGCCCCGTCGTCGTGGCCACCTCGCTCCCCGCGGCCCGCGCGCTCCTCCAGGACGACAGCCTCCAGTGGGACAGCGCCCGCACCACCCTCGTCGACGTGGCCCTCACCTCCCGCAAGAGCGACCTCTTCGCACTCTCCGACCTGGACAGGACCGGCTGGATCGAGCGGTTCACCACCCAGGACCGCGGTCTGGCCCCCGCGGGACAGGAACTCATCCAGGGTCAGATCCCGCTCACCCCCGAGGAGTCCAAGGCGGACGGCTCGGCACGCGCCGACCACCTGCTCGACCTCGGCTTCCCGGGCTGGCGCGAACGCCTGGTCTGGCGGCGCGACGCCGTGTCCAACGGCCGCACCGGAGCAGTGGACCTGCCGGGCACCACCTGGCGCGACCGCCCCGCGATCGACCGCGGCAACGGCGTCTACCTGGCAGGGGACCAGGTCGCGGCGCCCGGCCTGCTCTCCGAGGTCTCCTTCAACAGCGCCATCGAAGCGGTCTCGCTCGCCCTGGCCCGGACGAGGCTTGACCTCAAGTCCGCTTGAGGTACGAGGGTGGCTTCCACACCGGGAGAACGCACCGCCCCACACTCCGCCACCGCCCACCCACCTCGTCACCCAGGGAGCGAACCCCATGCACGCCATCCGCCTGCACACCTTCGGCCCGGCCGAGCACCTCACGTACGAGGAAGTTCCGGACCCGGCGGCGCGGGCCCCCGGCCAGGTCCGCATCGCGGTGACCGCGGCGGGCGTGCACCTCCTGGACACCGCGATCCGCGAGGGATTCCAGGGCCCGCTGCCCGAACTCCCCGAGCTGCCCACGATCCCGGGCCGCGAAGTGGCCGGCACGGTCGACGCCGTCGGCGAGGGAGCCGACGGCAGCTGGCTCGGCAAGCGCGTGGTCGCCCACATCGGCTTCGCCCCCGGCGGCTACGCCGAGCTCGTCGTCACGGAGGCCTCCCGCCTGCACGAGATTCCCGCCAGCCTGGACGACGCACAGGCCGTCGCCCTCATCGGCACGGGACGTACGACGATGGGAATCCTGCAGTTCGCCGAGCTGACCCCCGTCTCCGTGGCCGTCATCCCCGCGGCGGCGGGCGGCATCGGCACGCTCCTGGTCCAGTACGCCAAGCACGCGGGCGCCACGGTGATCGGACTGGCGGGCGGCCCGGAGAAGACGGCCACGGTCGAGGCGAACGGCGCCGACCTCGCCGTCGACTACAAGAACCCGGACTGGCCGGACGAGGTCCGCGCGTTCCTGGCGAAGCTCGGCGGCAGCGGCGTGCCGGGCGCCACCGTGGTCTTCGACGGGGTGGGCGGCGACGCGGGCATGGCCGCCGTGGACCTCCTCGCCCCCGGCGGCGCGCACGTCGTCTTCGGCTGGTCGGGCAAGGGCCCGCACGACGGCGAGCCCCTCACGTTCACCGACGAGCAGCTCGCGGCCCGCGGGATTACCCAACTCAACGTCCTGGGCCCGGAGATGATGCGCAGGGCGGGCAGCGACAACCCGGTCCGCGCCCTGGAACTCGCCGCGCTCGCCGAAGCGGAGAAGGGCCACTTCATCCCGGCGGTGCAGCGCTACCCCCTGGCGCGGGCGGCCGCCGCCCACGCCGACCTGGAGAACCGCCGCACCACGGGCAAGGTGGTACTGATCCCCTGACGAAGCCCCCCGGCTACTCGGCGACAGCCCCCAGCTCGGCCAACGCCCCATCGGTCAGCCGATACACGGTCCACTCGTCCTGCGGCAACGCACCGAGCGACTTGTAGAAGTTGATCGACGGCTCGTTCCAGTCGAGCACGGACCACTCCAGGCGCTCGTAACCCCGCTCCACACAGATCCGCGCCAGCTCGCGCAGCAACGCCTTCCCGTGCCCGCCGCCGCGCGCCTCGGGCCGTACGTACAGGTCCTCCAGGTAGATCCCGTGCACCCCGCGCCACGTGGAGAAGTTCAGGAACCACAGGGAGAACCCGACGGCCTCCCCCGACACCTCGTCCTCGGCGATGTGCGCGAACGCGGCGGGCCGCTCCCCGAAGAGCGCTTCACGCAGCTGCTCCTCGGTGGCCCTGGCCTCGTCGAGTGCCTTCTCGTACTCGGCGAGGTCGCGGACCATGGCGTGGATGACGGGGACGTCGGCAGGCGTGGCGTGACGAATCATGCCCGCAGGCTAACCAGCCCACCCACCGGGACCAACCCGCACCCTAAGACCACCCACCGGGACCAACCCACGCCCGGAGACCACCCACCGGGACCAACCCGCGCCTCACGCCCCGAGCAGCCGCCGCGCCAGCTCCAGGTCCTCCTCGTCCGGCTCCCGCCCGTCCTCGATCTCCCACAGCGCGTTCTGCAGCACCCGGGCCAAGGTCCAGGCGCGCGCCCGCTCCCTGTCCAGCCCCAGCACCTCGCTCATCGCGTCGAACCGCCACAGCAGGTCGTCCGGGTCGAAGCGGTTGTTGAGCGCGGGCCAGAGGTCGAACCCGGGGTCCCCCGCCAGCGGCTTCGGGTCGATGGCCAGCCACGGTTCGCGCTCGGCCGCGAGGACGTTCTCGAAATGCAGGTCCCAGTGCAGCAGCCGGTCACCGGGCTCCCCCACGACCTCGCGCAACGCACCCCCGCACCGCTCCACGATCGCGCGCCGGTCCGGGTCACGGATCGCCTTCAGGGCCCCGGGCAGGTCGTCGAGCATCTCCCCCGCGATGTCCGCGAGCCGCCGCATGCCCTCGGGCGCGGGCACCGAGGTGAGCCGGGCGAGCAGCCCGGCGATGACGAGGACCGCCTGGTGGGTGTCCTCCATCGTCGACAACATCCGCCCGGAGTCGAGCCGTTCGAGCAGCATCGTGCCCGTCCGGTCGTCGTGGTCGAGCAACCGCACCGCCCCGTCGCCGTCCCACACCCGAAGCCCGACCGGCTCGCTCTCGGTCTCCTCGTCGAGGAGCTGGAACTTCACCGCGGCAGGGGTGCCGTCCCTCCGCACCACGGGCAGCACGAGCGCGGCCATGCCGTGCATCGAGGGGCCGTCGACCCTCAGGTCCCACCGCTCGACGAACTCCGCCACGAGCGCGGGCAGCGCCGCGATGAAGGCACGCCCCGGCTCCCCCGCGTACAGGTACTGCGACTCGATCAGCTCGTCCGGAATGCGAATGTCGATCACGCCCGCGACGCTACCGGCGTGGGTGAATCGCCGCATGGGGATTATCCGGGCCTCCACCCACCGCGTCCGGGCGGGCGTCCACGGCATCAGGGCCTACGTCCGCAGCGCTCCGGGAACGTACATCTGGCTCGCGGTCCTCTTCGTCACGACGGTCGCGGTGCACCACATGTCGCCGGAGTTCGAGAAGGACTTCCTGCGCCAGCGCTCCACGAACATCAACGAGCTGTCACAGCACCCCGTCCGCGTCCTGATCTCCAGCGCGCTCTGGACCGACGGCGGCACCTGGCTGTCGTACGCCGTCCTCTACACCCTCTTCCACGCCACCGCCGAACGCTGGCTCGGCACCGCACGCTGGCTCGCGGTGGCCGCCGCCGCGCACATCGGCGCCACCCTCATCAGCGAGGGCGTACTCGCGCTCGCGATCCACCACGGCGCCGCCCCGGCATCGTCCGTCAACACCCTGGACGTAGGCGTGAGTTACGCGCTGGCGGGCGTGATCGCCGTCCTTACCTACTGGGTGCCGAGCCCCTGGAGATACGCGTATCTCCTGATCGTCCTCGCCGTGTACGGCACTCCGCTGATCACCGGCAGGACCTTCACCGACCTGGGCCATTTCACATCGGTCCTGATCGGCCTTGCCTGCTACCCGCTGACCCGGAGTGCCGTACGCCCCGCGCCGAGGAGCTGGGCGGTGAAGAGCCTCAGGAGATCCCGGAGGCCTTGAGCTCCTTGGCGAACGCGTCCCGGTCGAACAGCGAGTTACTGGCCGCCTTCTTGCCGTCGATGACCACGGTCGGCGTGCCCTGCATGCCATCGTCGGAGAAGGCCTGCATCGCCTCACCGACCCACTTCTTGTACGTCCCCTTCTGCACGGCCTTGTCGAACTCGGCGCCCCGCAGCCCGTCCACCTTGTCGGCGATCTTCAACAGGAAGGCAGGCGTGAAGGCGTCCTCGGTCTCGCTCTCGGGCTGGTTGGCGAAGACCGCGGCGTGGTACTGCGGGAACTTGCCCGCCTCCACCGAAGCCCGCAGCGCGTTCGCCGCATTCACCGAGCCGCTGCCACCGAGGTTCTTGTCGAGGAACGACGCGAGCGTGTACTCGACCTTCACCTTGCCCTCCGCCACCGGCTCCACCAGCGCCTGCGCGCCCGTCTCCTCGAACTTCTTACAGATCGGGCAGCGCGCGTCCTCGTACAACTTGACCGTATGCGCCGCCTTCGGGTCGCCCACCGTGATCACGCCACCCTTCACCGTGGCGGGCGACTTCGCGAGCACGTCCGTGCCGGCCGGCGGCTCCTTCGCCTCGGGACCACCGGTGGACGCGGCCTCCGACGCCGACCCCTTGTCATCGCCACCGCCCGTGAAGTCCTCGGGCCCACAGGCGGCAGCGCCCCCGGCGACGAGTGCGGTGGCGGCCACCGCGGCGACGATGCGCCCGGCCTTGCGTACGGCCATCTGAACAGTCCTCCTGGATCTCGGCACCTGACGCTTCGACATCGCCACGTGCCGGATCAACGTATCGGAACGGCCCCCTCCGAACCCCTCCCCAAAGTCCCCACCAGCGCAGTAACGTCCGGCTCATGAGCAGCACGATCAACGGCGGCATCTCGTTCTGGTACGCGGACCACGGCACCCCGGCCCCCCGTGAGCCCCTGCCGGGCGACGAAAGTGCCGACGTCTGCATAGTCGGCGGCGGCTACACAGGCCTGTGGACCGCGTACTACTTGAAAAAGGCCGCCCCCTTCCTCCGCATCACCGTCCTGGAGCAGAAGTTCTGCGGCTACGGAGCCTCCGGCCGCAACGGCGGCTGGCTCTACAACGGCATCGCGGGCCGCGACCGCTACGCCCGCCTGCACGGCAGGGAAGCGGCCGTCCGCCTCCAGGAGGCGATGAACGACACCGTCACCGAGGTGATCGAGACGGCGAAGACGGAAGGGATCGAGGCCGACATCCACCACGGCGGCGTCCTGGAAGTCGCCTACACCCCGGCGCAGTTGGCACGCCTGAAGGAGTTCCACGCCGCGGAGCTCGCGTACGGCGAGAAGGAACGCACCCTGCACGGCGCCCGCGAGACGGCCGACCGCATCCGCGTCGCGGGCGCCGTCGGCTCCACCTGGACCCCGCACGGCGCACGCCTGCACCCAGTGAAACTGGTGAAGGGCCTGGCGTCGGCGGCAGAAGCACTCGGCGTGACCATCCACGAATCAACACCCGTCACGGAGATCAAGCCGAAACACGCCATCACCCCGTACGGCACGGTCCGCGCCCCGTACATCCTGCGCTGCACGGAGGGCTTCACGGCGTCCCTGAAGGGCCAGCGCCGTACATGGCTCCCCATGAACTCCTCCATGATCGCGACAGCACCCCTGACCCCCGCCCAATGGGAATCGATCGGCTGGGAAGGCCGCGAGACGCTCGGCGACATGGCGCACGCGTACATGTACGCCCAGCGCACCGCCGACGGCCGCATCGCACTCGGCGGCCGGGGAGTCCCGTACCGCTACGCCTCGAAAACGGACAACGACGGCCGCACCCAACCGCCCACCATCGAGGCCCTGCGCGAGATCCTCACCCGCTTCTTCCCGCAACTGGCCGGGGTCGAGATCGCCCACGCCTGGTCCGGCGTACTCGGCGTCCCCCGCGACTGGTGCGCCACCGTCACCCTGGACCGCGCGACGGGCCTCGGCTGGGCGGGCGGCTACGTCGGCTCGGGCGTCGCCACCGCCAACCTCGCGGCCCGCACCCTGCGCGACCTGGTCCAACAGGACTCGGGCCAAGCAGGCCCCACGGACCTCACGACCCTCCCCTGGGTCAACCACAAGGTCCGCAAGTGGGAGCCGGAACCATTCCGCTGGATCGGCGTCCAGGGCATGTACGCCACATACCGCCACGCGGACCGTCAGGAACTCACCACGCCGACCGCCAGGGCCCCCCGCCTGGCCCGCATCGCGGACCGCCTGTCGGGCCGCCACTGACCCACACCCACACGCGCCGCGCCCCGCTCCCGCTCCCACTCCAACCGAAGCCGGACCTCCCGCTGACGCTGCCCTGGCGCTGCGCCTCGGAAGCACTTCGGACATGAAGAAGCCCAGGTCAAGATCGCCCTGACCTGGGCTTTTGAGCCGCCTGTCGGAATCGAACCGACGACCTTCGCATTACAAGGGCGGCGCTCTGCCAACTGAGCTAAGGCGGCACTGCGCACGACAACGCCGCACGCGAGGCTGCTCCACCTTACACAGAGCCTGATCCCCCAAGCCACGGAGTTGCCCAGCCGCCCACCTCCAGATCCACCCGTAACCACCCGCGCACCCGTTCGTTGAACGGACTGAAGTGCTGTTCCGACTATCGGACTGTGGGACCCGGGGAGGGGTGCATGGAGGACGCGACGGAGAAGCCCAAGGCGGTGACCGGCTCAGAAGCCAAGCGCGTCAAGCGCGAGGCGCTGGGCATCGCCGACCGCCGCAAACACCACGCCCGCCCTGCCTCTCCCATGAAGAGTCGCGCCAAGGAGCCCGGCACGCAGCAGCGCGTCTACCGGTTCCGCTGCTATCCGACCGAGGCGCAGGCCACACAGTTGGAGAAGACGTTCGGCGCCTGCCGTTGGGTCTACAACGAAGGTCTTGCCCTGCGTTCCGGGGCGTGGGAGCGGCACCGGGTTAATGTCGGCTTCGCCGAGACGTGCCGAGCACTGACGGGCTGGCGGCATGCGGAGGGGACGTCGTGGGTGCAGGAGGTGTCCTCAACGGTGCTGCAGCAGTCGTTGCGGCATCTGGATCATGCGTTCACGGCATTCTTCAAGGGTGGGGCGAAGTATCCGAGGTGGAAGAAGAAGCACCGGGCGCAGGATTCGGCGACGTACGTTCGGACGGGGTTTCGCTGGGTGGAGGATGTCGAGCGGCCCGGGACTGGTTCGGTCACGCTGGCCAAGCAGACGTCTCCGCTGGATGTGCGGTGGTCGCGTGCGCTGCCTGCGCAGATGCTTCCGGTGCGGTTGTCGGTGACGCGGGACCGGGCGGGGCGGTATTTCCTCTCCTTGCTTGTGGAAGAGGTGATCGCGCCTCTTCCCTCCGCGTTTCTTCCCGGCTCGCGGGAGCCGAAGGCCGTGGGTCTGGATCTGGGGCTTGCGTCGCTCGTCACGCTCGACGACGGGACGAAGCTGGAGAATCCGCGGCTGCTGCGGCGGTATGCGGAGAGGTTGGCGAAGGCGCAGCGTGAGTTGCATCGGAAGGTGAGGGGTTCGAAGAACCGGGAGAAGGCCAGGCGGGAGATCGCGCGTCTTTTCGCGCTCATCTGCGACGTTCGCAGGGACATGTTGGATCAGTTCACCACCCGCCTCGTGCGCGAGAACCAAGTGCTCGTGGTGGAGGATCTGTCCATCGTGACCCTGTTGCGTCCTGCGCGTGGCAAGGGCAGGCGGCGCAAGGCGAAGCTGAATCAGTCGATCATCGATGCCGCGTGGGGCGAGCTGTTGCGGCAGCTGCGTTACAAGTGCGAGTGGTACGGCCGGACGCTGGTGGTCGTGGACCGCTTTTTTCCTTCTACGCGCCGTTGCTCGGCGTGCCATGTGAAGGGGCCGAAGCTTGATCTCGCGGTCCGGGAGTGGACGTGCGGCGAGTGCGATGTGGTTCATGACCGGGATGTGAATGCGGCGGTCAATCTCCGGGACGAGGGGATGCGGTTGTACTGGCTGGTTGCTGCCGCGCTGCCGCCGGGCCGGAAGGCGCCGACGGTGGTCAAGGCGTCGGAGCTTGAGGAGTGTCTGCTGGTCGCGTAGGTGCGCGGCTGGTGCGGTACGGACCGACGGGCCGTCGGCCGGAATGCCTGTGGAGTTCGTGTAAGACCGTGCGTGATGACGGGGTAGCCCGTTGTCCGTCGGCGGTGGGCCGTGAAGCAGGAAGCCTTGGGGTGGGTCAAAAGTGGGGTGCTCTGCCACCTCATGCTCAAGGCACGGATCAAAAGGCACCCGCTCTGCCAAGCTCGAAAATTCCCTCGAAACCCGCAGCTCCCCGACTACTGACAGACCCACACCCCCCGGGGTACGGTCACGAGCAGTTCACTCAGGTGGACTACACCACTCCTCTCTTTACAACGGATCGTCCGGCACGTTCCTGCCGGTGAAGGGGGCCCTCACCATGGCCACTGTTTCGTTCGACAAGGCGACCCGCATCTACCCGGGTGGCGACAAGCCCGCCGTCGACCAGCTTCAGCTCGATGTCGCGGACGGCGAGTTCCTCGTCCTCGTCGGTCCCTCCGGCTGCGGAAAGTCCACCTCCCTGCGCATGCTCGCGGGCCTGGAGGACGTGAACGCCGGAGCGATCCGCATCGGTGACCGCGACGTCACGCACCTGCCGCCCAAGGACCGGGACATCGCCATGGTGTTCCAGAACTACGCGCTCTACCCGCACATGACGGTCGCCGACAACATGGGCTTCGCCCTGAAGATCGCGGGCGTCAACAAGGCCGAGATCCGCCAGAAGGTCGAGGACGCCGCGAAGATCCTCGACCTCACCGAGTACCTCGGCCGTAAGCCGAAGGCCCTCTCCGGCGGTCAGCGCCAGCGTGTCGCCATGGGCCGCGCGATCGTGCGTGAGCCGCAGGTCTTCCTCATGGACGAGCCGCTGTCGAACCTCGACGCCAAGCTCCGTGTCTCCACGCGTACGCAGATCGCCAGCCTCCAGCGGCGCCTGGGCATCACCACGGTCTACGTCACCCACGACCAGGTCGAGGCCATGACCATGGGCGACCGCGTGGCCGTACTGAAGGACGGGCTCCTCCAGCAGGTGGACAGCCCCCGCAACATGTACGACCGCCCGGCCAACCTCTTCGTCGCCGGCTTCATCGGCTCCCCCGCCATGAACCTCGTCGAGGTCCCGATCACCGACGGCGGCGTGAAGTTCGGCAACTCCGTCGTGCCGGTCAACCGCGAGGCGCTGTCCGCCGCGGCCGACAAGGGCGACCGCACGGTCACCGTCGGCGTCCGCCCGGAGCACTTCGACATCGTCGAGCAGGACGGCGCCACGGCGAAGTCCCTCTCGAAGGAGACCGAGGACGCCCCGGCGGGCCTGGCCGTCTCCGTGAACGTCGTCGAGGAGCTCGGCGCCGACGGATACGTCTACGGCTCCGCTGAGGTCGGCGGCGAGCACAAGGACCTCGTGGTCCGCGTGAACGGTCGCCGGGTCCCGGAGAAGGGCACGCAGCTGCACGTCGTGCCGCGTCCGGGCGAGATCCACGTGTTCTCGACGTCGACGGGCGAGCGCCTCACCGACTGACGATCCCGCTCACCAGCAAGGACAGGGCCCCGCACTCCGGTGCGGGGCCCTGTGCGTTCGCCCACGTTGTCGACAAATACCCCGGCAGACCGGTCATTTCGCCGGGCGCGCGTCAACACCGCTCCAAAGAAACCTCATTCTCCGTCGCTCGACCGAGTGACGTAATGTCGCCAAATCATCACCGACCGCTACGCTCACTCGCGTGACGCACTCCGCCAACTACACCCAGAAGCCGCGCCGAGCCCACCGGGGCCCCGCCCGCCGCATCGGCCGCACGCTCGCCCTCGTCCTGCCCGTGATGCTGGTGCTCTCCGGGACCCTCGCGGTCACCAGCGTCAACTGGTCCCAGAGCTCCTCGGATTCGATGCTCACCGCATCCGCCGACGATCTCTCCGCACCGGCCAAGTCCCGCGCGCCGCAGGACATCCTGCGCGACCGGCTCCTCCTGGAGCTCCAGGAGAAGAACCCGGGTGTCGCGCTCACCCACCTCCAGCAGGAGGTGAACCGCCACCCGTCGCTCGCCAAGCACTGTGTCTCCATCGCCCGTGCCCTCGGCCGCGCGGCCGTCCGGGCGTACGGCCCGACACGCGCCCAGTCGTACTCCCGCCCGGTCTGCGACACGTCCTTCGCGACAGGTGTCGCCGCGCAGTCGTCTTGAGCCGTCCGGCGACGGAGGACAGGGGTCCGGGTCGGAGCACCGTCACGTCCGCATATCGTGCGGTGCATGACCTCTGACCCGCACCCCGTCCAAGCCGTCGTCCTGGCCGGAGGCCAAGGCTCGCGCCTGCGTCCGTACACCGACGACCGGCCCAAGCCGATGGTCGAGATCCCCGGCACGGGGACCCCGATCATCGGCCATCAGCTTTCCTGGCTCGCGGCCGAGGGCGTGACGGACGCGGTCGTCTCCTGCGGCCATCTCGCCGAAGTCCTCCAGGAGTGGCTGGAGTCGGCGGACCTCCCCCTGAACGTCACCACGGTGGTCGAGAACGAACCCCTGGGGCGCGGCGGAGGCCTGAAGTACGCCGCCCGCCACCTCCCGCACGCGGACCGCCCCTGGTACGCGACGAACGGCGACATCTGGACCCGCTTCTCGCTGCGCGACATGGCGGCCTTCCACGCCGAGCGCGACGCCACCGCGACACTCGCCCTTGCCCGCCCCCGCATTCCGTGGGGCGCCGTCGAGACGGACGCGTTCGGCCACATCACGGACTTCATCGAGTCCCCGCCGTCGCCCTACCTCATCAACGCGGGCGTGTACGTCTTCTCCGCCTCGTTCACCGCGCTCCTGCCGGACCGCGGCGACCACGAGCGCACCACGTTCCCGCGCCTGGCCCGTGAGAAGAGCCTGGCGGGCTTCCCGCTGCCGCAGGGCGCCTACTGGCGGGCGATCGACACCGCGAAGGACCTCACCGAGGCGGCCAAGGAGCTTGCGGGCAAGGAGGGTTGAGGCCCTCTGCCGCCA
This region includes:
- a CDS encoding pentapeptide repeat-containing protein; this encodes MGQRDTARDAAGVKKARRPEVRLPGLRGFGEAGLEPDGDYDGVEFRDLDLAGQDGGGALFLDCAVTGCGVTETRLSRARFVDSVLTELRGVGTELVEASLRDVEVVDARLGGVQLHGSVLERVVVRGGKIDYLNLRKARLKDVVFEGCVLVEPDFGQAVLERVEFVGCVLKGADFSGARLKDVDLRSAAEVDILRGIDCLAGAVISAAQLMDLAPAFAAQVGVRVD
- a CDS encoding FAD-dependent oxidoreductase, which codes for MPTPRTPLKPLTIIGGGFAGLAAAISAAESGARVTVHEAHHTLGGRARTAEGAYRTNEGPHALYNGGPHWTWLKQRDLIGPLSPIPPLEGTRLRLHHQGRLRRTPPLAMLKLLRRKPEQAPVDVDFMTWATAEVGEEGARAAAHYIAVATFHHDPGSLSARFVHERLRRATKLPPEAHYPSGGWGSVIDRMATLAWNLGVRVETLSRVDTLASLPAAGPVVVATSLPAARALLQDDSLQWDSARTTLVDVALTSRKSDLFALSDLDRTGWIERFTTQDRGLAPAGQELIQGQIPLTPEESKADGSARADHLLDLGFPGWRERLVWRRDAVSNGRTGAVDLPGTTWRDRPAIDRGNGVYLAGDQVAAPGLLSEVSFNSAIEAVSLALARTRLDLKSA
- a CDS encoding zinc-binding dehydrogenase; the protein is MHAIRLHTFGPAEHLTYEEVPDPAARAPGQVRIAVTAAGVHLLDTAIREGFQGPLPELPELPTIPGREVAGTVDAVGEGADGSWLGKRVVAHIGFAPGGYAELVVTEASRLHEIPASLDDAQAVALIGTGRTTMGILQFAELTPVSVAVIPAAAGGIGTLLVQYAKHAGATVIGLAGGPEKTATVEANGADLAVDYKNPDWPDEVRAFLAKLGGSGVPGATVVFDGVGGDAGMAAVDLLAPGGAHVVFGWSGKGPHDGEPLTFTDEQLAARGITQLNVLGPEMMRRAGSDNPVRALELAALAEAEKGHFIPAVQRYPLARAAAAHADLENRRTTGKVVLIP
- a CDS encoding GNAT family N-acetyltransferase, which codes for MIRHATPADVPVIHAMVRDLAEYEKALDEARATEEQLREALFGERPAAFAHIAEDEVSGEAVGFSLWFLNFSTWRGVHGIYLEDLYVRPEARGGGHGKALLRELARICVERGYERLEWSVLDWNEPSINFYKSLGALPQDEWTVYRLTDGALAELGAVAE
- a CDS encoding aminoglycoside phosphotransferase family protein yields the protein MRRFTHAGSVAGVIDIRIPDELIESQYLYAGEPGRAFIAALPALVAEFVERWDLRVDGPSMHGMAALVLPVVRRDGTPAAVKFQLLDEETESEPVGLRVWDGDGAVRLLDHDDRTGTMLLERLDSGRMLSTMEDTHQAVLVIAGLLARLTSVPAPEGMRRLADIAGEMLDDLPGALKAIRDPDRRAIVERCGGALREVVGEPGDRLLHWDLHFENVLAAEREPWLAIDPKPLAGDPGFDLWPALNNRFDPDDLLWRFDAMSEVLGLDRERARAWTLARVLQNALWEIEDGREPDEEDLELARRLLGA
- a CDS encoding rhomboid-like protein, with the translated sequence MGIIRASTHRVRAGVHGIRAYVRSAPGTYIWLAVLFVTTVAVHHMSPEFEKDFLRQRSTNINELSQHPVRVLISSALWTDGGTWLSYAVLYTLFHATAERWLGTARWLAVAAAAHIGATLISEGVLALAIHHGAAPASSVNTLDVGVSYALAGVIAVLTYWVPSPWRYAYLLIVLAVYGTPLITGRTFTDLGHFTSVLIGLACYPLTRSAVRPAPRSWAVKSLRRSRRP
- a CDS encoding thioredoxin domain-containing protein gives rise to the protein MAVRKAGRIVAAVAATALVAGGAAACGPEDFTGGGDDKGSASEAASTGGPEAKEPPAGTDVLAKSPATVKGGVITVGDPKAAHTVKLYEDARCPICKKFEETGAQALVEPVAEGKVKVEYTLASFLDKNLGGSGSVNAANALRASVEAGKFPQYHAAVFANQPESETEDAFTPAFLLKIADKVDGLRGAEFDKAVQKGTYKKWVGEAMQAFSDDGMQGTPTVVIDGKKAASNSLFDRDAFAKELKASGIS
- a CDS encoding FAD-dependent oxidoreductase encodes the protein MSSTINGGISFWYADHGTPAPREPLPGDESADVCIVGGGYTGLWTAYYLKKAAPFLRITVLEQKFCGYGASGRNGGWLYNGIAGRDRYARLHGREAAVRLQEAMNDTVTEVIETAKTEGIEADIHHGGVLEVAYTPAQLARLKEFHAAELAYGEKERTLHGARETADRIRVAGAVGSTWTPHGARLHPVKLVKGLASAAEALGVTIHESTPVTEIKPKHAITPYGTVRAPYILRCTEGFTASLKGQRRTWLPMNSSMIATAPLTPAQWESIGWEGRETLGDMAHAYMYAQRTADGRIALGGRGVPYRYASKTDNDGRTQPPTIEALREILTRFFPQLAGVEIAHAWSGVLGVPRDWCATVTLDRATGLGWAGGYVGSGVATANLAARTLRDLVQQDSGQAGPTDLTTLPWVNHKVRKWEPEPFRWIGVQGMYATYRHADRQELTTPTARAPRLARIADRLSGRH
- a CDS encoding RNA-guided endonuclease TnpB family protein translates to MEDATEKPKAVTGSEAKRVKREALGIADRRKHHARPASPMKSRAKEPGTQQRVYRFRCYPTEAQATQLEKTFGACRWVYNEGLALRSGAWERHRVNVGFAETCRALTGWRHAEGTSWVQEVSSTVLQQSLRHLDHAFTAFFKGGAKYPRWKKKHRAQDSATYVRTGFRWVEDVERPGTGSVTLAKQTSPLDVRWSRALPAQMLPVRLSVTRDRAGRYFLSLLVEEVIAPLPSAFLPGSREPKAVGLDLGLASLVTLDDGTKLENPRLLRRYAERLAKAQRELHRKVRGSKNREKARREIARLFALICDVRRDMLDQFTTRLVRENQVLVVEDLSIVTLLRPARGKGRRRKAKLNQSIIDAAWGELLRQLRYKCEWYGRTLVVVDRFFPSTRRCSACHVKGPKLDLAVREWTCGECDVVHDRDVNAAVNLRDEGMRLYWLVAAALPPGRKAPTVVKASELEECLLVA